Proteins encoded in a region of the Neodiprion virginianus isolate iyNeoVirg1 chromosome 2, iyNeoVirg1.1, whole genome shotgun sequence genome:
- the LOC124298073 gene encoding LIM/homeobox protein Lhx2 isoform X2, which translates to MRARDLVYHVACFTCASCGVPLNKGDHFGQREGLVYCRPHYELICCAADYNSAGGSVDDIGSPGVSPGPAYFSAAEQSPLQGGGVQKGRPRKRKLSDATGSDLPVTMRLAAGALELLHPSELSSSMESLTAYDASVGSPGSVHQSQRTKRMRTSFKHHQLRTMKSYFAINQNPDAKDLKQLAQKTGLSKRVLQVWFQNARAKWRRNMMRQEGNGGGGGGVGCPGTPASSNQGRPPSVGPSSGLLGDSNSLPPASMEELHALHHLHSGVSSQVSFSDIY; encoded by the exons ATGAGGGCGAGGGATTTGGTCTACCACGTCGCCTGCTTCACTTGCGCATCCTGCGGCGTTCCCCTGAACAAAGGTGACCATTTCGGCCAGAGAGAAGGGCTGGTATACTGCAG GCCTCACTACGAGCTGATTTGCTGCGCGGCTGACTACAACAGCGCCGGAGGCAGCGTCGACGACATCGGATCACCCGGAGTCTCTCCTGGGCCGGCCTACTTCAGCGCGGCCGAACAAAGCCCTCTCCAAGGCGGTGGCGTCCAGAAGGGTCGTCCCCGGAAGCGCAAGCTCTCCGACGCTACCGGCTCCGATTTACCGGTCACGATGCGGCTGGCTGCCGGCGCTCTAG AATTGCTTCACCCCAGCGAGCTCTCCTCGTCGATGGAGTCGCTGACCGCCTACGACGCCTCGGTTGGATCCCCGGGTTCCGTCCACCAGAGTCAGCGGACGAAACGCATGCGGACGAGCTTCAAACACCATCAGCTCAGAACGATGAAGAGCTACTTTGCCATCAACCAGAACCCGGACGCCAAGGACCTCAAACAGCTGGCTCAGAAGACGGGTCTGTCGAAGCGCGTCCTCCAG GTTTGGTTCCAAAACGCCCGGGCAAAATGGCGACGAAACATGATGCGACAGGAGGGAAACGGCGGGGGCGGAGGCGGCGTAGGCTGCCCAGGAACACCCGCGTCTTCGAACCAGGGGCGCCCCCCCAGCGTCGGACCAAGCTCCGGCCTTCTGGGGGACAGCAACAGCCTGCCCCCAGCTTCCATGGAGGAACTCCACGCGCTGCACCATCTCCACTCCGGCGTTTCGTCCCAGGTATCGTTCTCCGATATCTACTGA